Proteins from one Coleofasciculus sp. FACHB-T130 genomic window:
- a CDS encoding alpha/beta hydrolase: MKHRVLIPTLLMSAICATAAFALDKTHVSRKKISQAPVQQSAVVEGVDNFYKSDKVTMQKVTFKNQYNIQVAGTLFIPKALNQNARNPAIIVGHPMGAVKEQSANLYAQKLAEQGFVTLSLDLSFWGESEGQPRNVVSPDIYAEDFSAAVDFLGTRPFVDRDRIGVLGICGSGSFVISAAKIDPRMKAIATVSMYDMGAAARNGLKHSTTLEQRKKWIAEAAQQRYAEFTGGETKYTSGTVHELNENSTPIEREFYDFYRTPRGEYTPKSSSPKLTTHPTLTSNVKFMNFYPFDDIETISPRPMLFITGDNAHSKEFSEDAYKRAAEPKDLYIVPNAGHVDLYDRVNLIPWDKLASFFNQHLSR, translated from the coding sequence ATGAAACACCGCGTTCTAATACCAACCCTCTTGATGAGTGCAATCTGTGCCACGGCGGCATTTGCGCTCGACAAAACACACGTCTCACGTAAGAAGATATCCCAAGCACCCGTGCAGCAGTCCGCTGTGGTTGAGGGGGTAGACAACTTCTATAAGAGCGACAAGGTGACCATGCAGAAGGTTACATTCAAAAACCAATACAACATACAGGTTGCTGGGACTCTCTTCATCCCCAAAGCCTTGAATCAGAACGCCAGGAATCCGGCAATCATTGTCGGGCACCCAATGGGCGCAGTCAAAGAACAGAGCGCAAATCTGTATGCCCAAAAGCTGGCTGAGCAGGGATTCGTCACCTTGTCCCTCGATTTGTCTTTCTGGGGCGAGAGTGAGGGGCAGCCTCGCAACGTTGTTTCGCCGGATATTTATGCCGAGGATTTCAGTGCTGCGGTCGATTTTCTGGGCACTCGACCATTCGTTGACAGGGATCGGATTGGCGTTCTCGGGATTTGCGGCAGCGGGAGCTTCGTCATCAGCGCCGCCAAGATCGACCCGCGCATGAAGGCTATTGCGACGGTCAGTATGTATGACATGGGTGCTGCCGCTCGCAACGGGCTTAAGCATTCTACGACCCTGGAACAAAGGAAGAAATGGATCGCAGAGGCGGCCCAGCAACGCTATGCGGAGTTCACGGGCGGCGAGACCAAATACACAAGCGGAACCGTGCATGAACTCAATGAGAACTCTACCCCCATTGAGCGTGAGTTCTATGACTTTTACCGCACTCCTAGGGGCGAATACACCCCCAAAAGTTCGTCGCCGAAACTGACAACGCATCCGACGCTTACCAGCAACGTCAAATTCATGAACTTTTACCCGTTCGATGACATTGAAACGATTTCGCCTCGTCCCATGCTGTTCATCACGGGTGACAATGCACATTCTAAGGAGTTCAGCGAAGATGCCTACAAACGCGCAGCCGAGCCAAAGGATCTCTATATCGTTCCGAACGCGGGACACGTCGATTTGTACGACCGGGTGAACCTTATCCCGTGGGACAAGCTTGCGTCCTTTTTCAATCAGCACCTCAGTCGGTAA
- the rsgA gene encoding small ribosomal subunit biogenesis GTPase RsgA, which produces MSSVPPPSLPPTGEEREEKFPDPVDRLEESSPLIGTVVAVQANFYQVRLDLSSPELEADTPPITPFLLCTRRARLKKIGQKVMVGDRVLIEEADWAGGRGAIAEVFPRTSELDRPPVANAQQILLVFALEEPTLDAYQLSRFLVKGESTGLEVCLCLNKSDLVTTDQLNQWRDRLQGWGYQPIFISVHTGRGLEEFQHQLNHKITIFAGLSGVGKSSIVNFLIPSVNLRVGEVSGKLSRGRHTTRHVELFELPTGGFIADTPGFNQPDLDATPEELVHYFPEARQRLAVARCQFSDCLHRDEPNCAVRGDWERYDHYLDFLKDAIALSTHLNQQADPDATLKMKTKGKGHSQYEPRLEAKKYRRPSRRTQQQALDQVYQDTDFSEKMEDE; this is translated from the coding sequence ATGAGTTCTGTACCACCTCCGTCGCTACCGCCGACAGGAGAGGAGAGGGAGGAGAAATTTCCAGATCCGGTTGATCGGTTGGAAGAATCTTCGCCGTTAATTGGGACGGTGGTGGCTGTGCAGGCGAATTTCTATCAAGTGCGACTAGACCTCAGTAGTCCGGAGTTGGAAGCTGACACCCCGCCGATAACTCCCTTTCTCCTGTGTACTCGTCGCGCAAGGCTGAAAAAAATAGGTCAGAAGGTGATGGTAGGCGATCGCGTTCTGATTGAGGAAGCTGACTGGGCAGGTGGACGGGGAGCGATCGCCGAAGTTTTCCCCCGCACAAGCGAACTAGATCGTCCTCCAGTGGCAAATGCTCAGCAAATTCTTCTTGTTTTTGCCCTAGAAGAACCTACGTTGGATGCCTATCAATTGAGTCGTTTTCTGGTAAAAGGAGAGTCTACTGGCTTAGAAGTCTGCCTTTGCTTAAATAAAAGCGATTTAGTGACAACTGACCAACTCAACCAATGGCGCGATCGCTTGCAAGGATGGGGCTACCAACCGATATTTATCAGCGTCCACACAGGTCGAGGTCTAGAAGAATTCCAGCATCAACTAAATCATAAAATTACTATTTTTGCGGGTCTTTCTGGCGTCGGGAAATCGAGCATCGTAAACTTTCTCATTCCCAGCGTCAATCTGCGCGTCGGAGAAGTTTCCGGCAAACTCAGCCGAGGGCGTCATACGACGCGACACGTTGAATTGTTTGAATTACCGACAGGCGGATTCATTGCAGATACCCCTGGATTCAACCAACCAGACTTGGATGCGACTCCGGAAGAGTTAGTGCATTATTTCCCAGAAGCACGCCAGCGCTTAGCGGTTGCCCGATGTCAATTTAGTGATTGCCTGCATCGGGATGAGCCGAATTGTGCGGTGCGAGGGGATTGGGAACGTTACGATCATTATCTAGATTTTCTGAAAGATGCGATCGCTCTTTCTACTCATCTGAACCAACAAGCCGATCCCGACGCCACCCTGAAAATGAAAACGAAGGGTAAAGGGCACAGTCAATACGAACCCCGGTTGGAAGCAAAAAAATACCGTCGTCCTTCCCGGCGCACTCAACAGCAGGCACTTGACCAAGTGTATCAAGACACGGATTTTTCAGAAAAGATGGAAGATGAATAA
- the dnaJ gene encoding molecular chaperone DnaJ yields the protein MARDYYEILGVSRDSDKEEIKRAYRRLARKYHPDVNKEPGAEERFKEINRAYEVLSEPETRTRYDRYGEAGVASGVGAGPDLGDIGNFADIFESFFSGFGGAGGQTAARRRSGPVRGDDLRLDLKLEFREAVFGGEKEIRIPHLETCATCSGAGAKPGTRPRACPTCSGSGQVRRATRTPFGSFTQVSVCPTCNGEGQVIEDKCETCGGVGRKQETKKLKITIPPGVDNGTRLRVSKEGDAGLRGGPPGDLYVYLFVEEDAEFHRDGINVLSEIKISYLQAILGCRLEVNTVDGPVELTIPAGTQPNTVLTLENHGVPKLGNPVSRGDHLINVGIDIPNRITAEERELLEKLAKIKGDRTGKGGLEGFLGGLFK from the coding sequence ATGGCCCGCGACTACTATGAAATTCTCGGGGTCTCCCGTGACTCAGACAAAGAGGAAATTAAGCGTGCCTATCGCCGTCTGGCCCGGAAATATCACCCGGATGTCAATAAAGAGCCAGGGGCGGAAGAACGCTTTAAAGAAATTAATCGAGCATACGAAGTCCTTTCGGAACCAGAAACCCGGACTCGCTACGATCGCTATGGAGAAGCCGGGGTGGCTTCTGGTGTCGGAGCTGGCCCAGACTTAGGCGATATTGGTAACTTTGCCGATATTTTTGAAAGCTTCTTCAGTGGGTTTGGGGGTGCCGGGGGTCAAACGGCTGCTCGCAGACGTAGCGGTCCCGTTCGCGGCGACGACCTGCGGTTAGATTTAAAGCTGGAATTTCGGGAAGCCGTCTTTGGGGGCGAAAAAGAAATCCGGATTCCCCATCTAGAAACCTGTGCTACCTGTAGCGGTGCAGGTGCCAAGCCAGGAACGCGACCGCGAGCCTGTCCGACTTGCAGTGGTTCTGGTCAAGTGCGTCGTGCGACACGGACTCCCTTTGGTAGCTTTACCCAAGTCTCTGTCTGTCCCACCTGTAACGGTGAAGGGCAGGTAATTGAGGATAAGTGTGAAACTTGCGGAGGCGTCGGTCGCAAACAGGAGACGAAAAAGCTTAAAATTACAATCCCTCCAGGGGTAGATAATGGAACCCGGCTGCGCGTTTCTAAAGAAGGAGACGCTGGTCTGCGCGGTGGGCCTCCGGGAGATTTGTACGTCTATTTGTTTGTTGAGGAAGACGCAGAGTTTCATCGGGATGGGATTAACGTCCTGTCAGAGATTAAGATTAGCTACTTGCAGGCGATCTTAGGATGCCGTCTGGAAGTGAATACAGTAGATGGGCCGGTAGAGTTAACAATTCCGGCGGGAACGCAACCGAATACGGTGCTGACGCTAGAAAATCATGGCGTACCCAAACTAGGGAACCCAGTCAGCCGGGGAGATCACCTGATTAATGTAGGAATTGATATTCCCAATCGGATTACGGCTGAAGAACGGGAACTGCTGGAGAAGCTGGCTAAAATCAAAGGCGATCGCACTGGGAAAGGCGGTTTAGAAGGATTTTTAGGAGGGTTGTTCAAGTGA
- a CDS encoding NAD(P)-dependent alcohol dehydrogenase codes for MYNAKAYSAVSATSPLASDTIARRDPTEHDVQIEILFCGICHSDLHSVRNEWSDFMSTTYPIVPGHEIVGRVTQVGSAVTKFKSGDLVGVGCMVDSDGHCPKCKAGFEQFCQNAIFTYNSPDKHKTAPVTYGGYSNSIVVDQRFVLRVPPNLDLAGVAPLLCAGITTYSPLRHWGVTEGKKVGVVGLGGLGHMGVKLAHAMGARVVVFTTSPDKKEDALRLGADEVVVSHNDDEMQKHAGSFDFILDTVAAKHDINAYLNLLGLDGNITLVGAPEKPLDVAAFSLIMSRRSLSGSMIGGIAETQEMLDFCGEHNITADVEVIPIQKVNEAYERLLKSDVKYRFVIDMASLKSE; via the coding sequence ATGTACAACGCCAAAGCTTACTCCGCAGTCAGTGCAACATCACCGCTGGCCTCCGACACGATCGCACGGCGCGATCCTACTGAGCACGACGTTCAGATTGAAATTCTCTTCTGCGGCATCTGCCACTCCGACCTCCATTCAGTGCGTAACGAGTGGAGCGATTTCATGTCCACAACCTACCCGATCGTTCCCGGTCATGAGATTGTTGGACGGGTCACTCAAGTCGGTTCAGCAGTGACCAAGTTCAAGTCGGGCGATCTAGTGGGAGTTGGCTGCATGGTCGATTCGGATGGTCACTGTCCCAAATGCAAGGCTGGCTTTGAGCAGTTTTGCCAAAATGCGATCTTCACCTACAACTCCCCAGACAAGCACAAGACCGCTCCAGTTACCTATGGTGGCTATTCCAATAGCATTGTTGTCGATCAACGCTTCGTGCTGCGCGTTCCCCCAAACCTCGATCTAGCTGGAGTTGCGCCGCTCCTGTGTGCAGGCATTACCACGTATTCGCCACTCCGTCATTGGGGAGTTACAGAGGGTAAGAAAGTAGGTGTGGTTGGTCTGGGCGGATTGGGGCACATGGGCGTGAAGCTTGCTCATGCAATGGGAGCGCGCGTTGTTGTCTTTACCACGTCCCCCGACAAGAAAGAAGACGCGCTCCGCCTGGGTGCCGATGAAGTTGTTGTTTCCCACAATGATGACGAGATGCAAAAGCACGCTGGTAGCTTCGATTTTATCCTCGATACCGTCGCCGCCAAGCACGACATTAATGCTTATCTCAACCTGCTGGGCCTCGATGGTAATATCACCCTGGTTGGTGCGCCTGAAAAGCCTCTAGATGTCGCGGCATTTAGTCTGATTATGAGTCGCCGCAGTCTTTCTGGCTCTATGATCGGCGGCATCGCCGAAACCCAAGAGATGCTCGACTTTTGCGGTGAACACAATATCACCGCCGATGTTGAAGTCATCCCCATCCAGAAGGTCAACGAAGCCTACGAGCGACTGCTCAAGTCCGATGTGAAATATCGCTTTGTAATTGATATGGCTTCTCTGAAATCTGAATAA
- the grpE gene encoding nucleotide exchange factor GrpE, whose protein sequence is MNEEENQQDNTSPPMVDNQAVAQEMGNEPLSETGTLNGEPLGEASVYGTSQTSDVVSDASATSGASGDESNAEAASNTAAVEALTREVEALKAQVEERTQQCDSFKTQYMRIAADFENFRKRTLKEKEDSEVQIKCTTITELLPVVDNFERARSQIKPQTDGEWSIHKSYQSVYKQLADALKRIGVSPMRPEGQDFDPNLHEAVMREPTNEYPEGAVIEQLVRGYFLGDRVLRHALVKVAAGMEPVVPSEEGHPLSGES, encoded by the coding sequence AACGAGGAAGAAAATCAGCAAGACAATACTTCACCTCCAATGGTTGATAACCAGGCGGTGGCACAGGAAATGGGGAATGAACCATTATCTGAAACGGGAACCTTAAATGGAGAACCATTAGGGGAGGCGTCAGTGTATGGCACAAGCCAAACATCTGATGTGGTATCAGATGCCAGTGCAACCTCCGGAGCCAGCGGAGACGAAAGTAACGCAGAAGCAGCCAGCAACACAGCGGCTGTAGAAGCATTGACGCGGGAAGTGGAGGCTTTAAAAGCGCAAGTGGAAGAGCGCACGCAACAGTGTGACTCTTTCAAAACTCAGTACATGAGGATAGCCGCAGATTTTGAAAATTTCCGCAAGCGGACTCTCAAAGAGAAGGAAGACTCGGAGGTGCAGATCAAGTGCACCACCATTACTGAGTTACTGCCCGTAGTGGATAATTTTGAGCGGGCGCGATCGCAGATTAAGCCGCAAACTGATGGAGAATGGAGCATCCACAAAAGCTACCAGAGTGTCTACAAACAGCTGGCAGACGCTCTCAAGCGCATCGGAGTATCTCCCATGCGTCCCGAGGGTCAAGATTTCGATCCCAATCTCCACGAAGCCGTGATGCGGGAACCAACGAATGAATATCCAGAAGGAGCCGTGATCGAACAGCTGGTGCGCGGCTATTTCTTGGGCGATCGCGTCTTGCGCCACGCCCTAGTCAAAGTTGCTGCTGGTATGGAGCCCGTGGTACCCTCAGAGGAAGGTCATCCGCTTTCTGGCGAAAGTTAA
- the dnaK gene encoding molecular chaperone DnaK yields the protein MGKVIGIDLGTTNSCVAVLEGGQPIVISNTEGGRTTPSIVGFGKGGDRLVGQLAKRQAVTNAENTVYSIKRFIGRRWDDTEVERSRVPYTCIKGRDDTVDVQIRGRNYTPQEISAMILQKLKQDAENFLGEQVDQAVITVPAYFTDAQRQATKDAGTIAGLEVLRIINEPTAAALAYGLDKQDEEQCILVFDLGGGTFDVSVLQLGDGVFEVKATSGNNHLGGDDFDNSIVRWMIENFKQQDSIDLGTDKMALQRLREAAEKAKIELSSMGSTSINLPFITADETGPKHLEMELSRAQFEELVNHLVEGTIEPVAQAIKDSGLTANEIDRIILVGGSTRIPAVQDAIKKFFGGKAPDRSINPDEAVALGAAIQGGVLSGEVEDLLLLDVAPLSLGIETLGEVFTKIIERNTTIPTTKSQVFSTATDGQTSVEIHVLQGERAMAKDNKSLGKFLLAGIPPAPRGIPQIEVSFEIGVDGILKVLAQDKGTGREQSIRISNTGGLSASEVERMRHEAETYAEEDQRRMQVVELKNQADSLFYSYESTLNDNGDLVAEDIKTQANKKATAVRAALANPSISVEEIKQQIDDFQQTLFAIGAAVYQQASGRETPDDYESLESGISPEFREAPDSTPDDDDFRFDDDNTVQADYEPVD from the coding sequence ATGGGAAAAGTCATTGGCATCGACTTGGGCACGACCAATAGTTGCGTGGCTGTTTTAGAGGGGGGTCAACCCATCGTCATCTCTAACACAGAAGGAGGGAGAACGACCCCAAGTATCGTGGGATTTGGCAAGGGCGGCGATCGCCTAGTGGGTCAGCTAGCGAAACGGCAAGCTGTCACCAATGCCGAAAATACGGTATACAGCATTAAACGCTTTATCGGCCGCCGCTGGGATGACACCGAAGTAGAGCGATCGCGCGTGCCCTACACCTGTATCAAAGGTCGCGATGATACCGTCGATGTCCAAATTCGGGGACGCAACTACACCCCCCAAGAAATCTCAGCGATGATCCTGCAAAAGCTAAAGCAGGATGCAGAAAACTTTCTTGGCGAACAGGTAGACCAGGCAGTCATCACCGTACCTGCCTACTTCACAGACGCCCAAAGGCAGGCGACAAAAGATGCCGGTACCATTGCCGGACTGGAAGTTTTACGGATCATCAACGAACCCACGGCAGCTGCTCTTGCCTACGGCTTGGATAAACAAGATGAAGAGCAGTGCATTCTGGTGTTTGACTTAGGGGGCGGTACCTTCGACGTGTCCGTACTCCAATTGGGTGACGGCGTTTTTGAAGTCAAAGCTACCTCTGGAAACAACCATCTAGGCGGAGATGACTTTGACAACAGCATTGTCCGCTGGATGATCGAAAACTTCAAACAGCAAGATTCCATCGACCTGGGAACCGACAAAATGGCTCTCCAGCGGTTGCGAGAGGCAGCAGAGAAAGCCAAAATCGAACTTTCCAGCATGGGCAGCACCTCCATCAATTTGCCATTCATCACCGCCGATGAAACCGGGCCAAAACATTTAGAGATGGAACTTTCCCGCGCCCAGTTTGAAGAACTCGTCAACCATTTGGTGGAAGGTACCATTGAGCCTGTAGCTCAGGCGATCAAAGACAGCGGTTTGACAGCCAATGAGATTGACCGGATCATCCTGGTGGGAGGTTCAACTCGAATTCCGGCCGTTCAAGATGCGATTAAGAAGTTTTTTGGCGGCAAAGCACCCGATCGGTCGATCAACCCGGATGAAGCAGTGGCGCTGGGAGCAGCGATCCAAGGAGGCGTCTTAAGCGGCGAAGTCGAGGATCTGCTGCTATTGGATGTTGCCCCCCTAAGCTTGGGCATTGAAACCTTGGGAGAAGTGTTTACAAAAATTATTGAGCGCAACACCACAATTCCCACGACGAAATCCCAAGTTTTTTCCACCGCCACCGACGGACAAACCAGCGTGGAAATTCACGTCTTACAGGGTGAGCGGGCGATGGCGAAAGATAACAAAAGTCTTGGCAAATTCCTCCTAGCAGGAATTCCCCCCGCTCCCAGAGGCATCCCTCAAATTGAAGTGTCCTTTGAAATTGGCGTTGATGGAATTCTCAAAGTATTGGCTCAAGACAAAGGCACTGGGAGAGAGCAGAGTATCCGGATTAGCAATACCGGCGGCTTGAGTGCCAGCGAAGTCGAACGGATGCGGCACGAAGCTGAAACCTATGCCGAAGAAGACCAGCGTCGGATGCAAGTAGTGGAGCTGAAAAATCAGGCTGATAGCCTGTTCTACAGCTATGAATCGACGTTAAATGATAACGGGGATCTAGTTGCAGAGGATATCAAAACGCAGGCAAATAAGAAGGCTACAGCGGTGCGAGCGGCGCTGGCTAACCCCTCAATTAGTGTTGAGGAGATCAAACAACAGATTGACGATTTTCAGCAGACACTGTTTGCGATTGGTGCTGCCGTGTACCAGCAAGCCAGCGGACGCGAGACACCGGATGATTACGAAAGCTTGGAAAGTGGCATATCCCCAGAGTTTCGTGAAGCGCCTGACTCCACACCCGATGACGATGACTTTAGATTTGATGACGATAATACCGTTCAGGCTGACTACGAGCCAGTTGACTAA
- a CDS encoding sulfurtransferase TusA family protein, with amino-acid sequence MDNPATATDVPDAQLDLRGTPCPINFVRTKLRLEQMAPGTLLEVWLDPGEPIEQVPDSLAMAGYTIEETRFIASEDRTGFFALRVRRPASL; translated from the coding sequence ATCGACAATCCAGCGACTGCAACGGATGTGCCGGACGCTCAGCTGGACTTGCGGGGGACGCCTTGCCCGATTAACTTCGTTCGCACCAAACTCCGCCTGGAACAAATGGCACCCGGCACCTTATTAGAAGTGTGGCTAGATCCGGGTGAGCCAATTGAGCAGGTTCCTGATAGTTTAGCGATGGCGGGCTACACAATTGAAGAGACGCGATTCATTGCGTCTGAAGACCGCACAGGCTTTTTTGCCCTGAGGGTGCGGCGTCCAGCTTCCCTATGA
- a CDS encoding SDR family oxidoreductase, producing MLLNSNGNFTDKVAFVTGAANGIGRATALAFAREGANVVVADISEQGNQETVRIIEELDGRAGASLLPKAIAIRCDVTRAEDVKAALDKTIETFGRLDFAFNNAGVEQKIAATADLTEEEWNRIVNINLRGVFLCLKHEIPLMLKQGGGAIVNTSSGAGVKGFKGQAAYVAAKHGVVGLTKAAALDYAAQNIRINAVCPGIIDTPMMDRFSGGTSEGRERVISQEPIGRMGQPEEIANAVIWLCSDASSFAVGHALVVDGGQTV from the coding sequence GTGCTACTCAACTCGAATGGAAACTTCACAGATAAGGTGGCTTTTGTCACCGGAGCAGCGAACGGCATCGGTCGAGCGACAGCGCTGGCATTTGCCCGTGAGGGCGCTAACGTGGTGGTCGCTGACATTTCAGAACAAGGCAATCAAGAAACAGTCCGCATAATTGAGGAACTCGACGGGCGGGCGGGAGCTTCGCTGCTGCCGAAGGCAATCGCCATCAGGTGCGACGTGACGCGAGCCGAGGACGTGAAGGCGGCTCTGGATAAGACTATCGAGACTTTCGGGCGGCTGGACTTTGCCTTCAACAACGCTGGCGTGGAACAGAAGATAGCGGCGACAGCCGACCTTACAGAGGAGGAGTGGAACCGCATCGTCAACATCAACCTGCGCGGCGTGTTCCTGTGCCTAAAGCACGAAATCCCGCTGATGCTTAAGCAAGGGGGTGGCGCGATCGTGAATACCTCTTCAGGTGCTGGAGTCAAAGGCTTCAAAGGTCAAGCGGCTTACGTGGCTGCAAAGCATGGCGTGGTCGGACTGACCAAGGCGGCGGCACTTGACTACGCCGCGCAGAACATTCGCATCAACGCTGTGTGTCCCGGAATCATCGACACCCCGATGATGGATCGCTTCAGCGGCGGCACTTCCGAAGGACGAGAACGAGTGATCTCGCAGGAACCAATTGGCAGGATGGGTCAACCCGAAGAGATCGCCAATGCCGTCATCTGGCTGTGTTCGGATGCGTCCTCCTTCGCTGTTGGGCACGCCCTGGTCGTCGATGGCGGTCAAACGGTGTAG